A genomic region of Rhizobium sp. NXC24 contains the following coding sequences:
- a CDS encoding aldo/keto reductase, which produces MEYRLLGRSGLKVSTITMGTMTFGGVGWAKTVGDLGVSEAKRLVDMCLDAGVNLIDTADVYSQGASEEILGEIIGGPRKNGVLIATKARFPMGQGVNDAGSSRQHLIQACEASLKRMKTNVIDLYQLHEWDGQTPLEETMEALDTLIRQGKVRYIGCSNFSGWHIMKALGVSERDKRERFVSQQVHYTLEARDAEYELLPVSIDQGLGVLVWSPIAGGLLSGKHRRNQATPEGTRQFAGWTEPPIRDENRLWNIVDTLVEIADGRGVSAAQVALAWLIGRKGVTSVIIGGRTDAQFKDNLASAELKLTEEERKRLDDVSLLPLLYPYWHQRNTATDRLSDADLSLIAPHLAN; this is translated from the coding sequence ATGGAATACCGTCTGCTTGGCCGCTCCGGCCTCAAAGTTTCGACCATCACCATGGGCACGATGACCTTCGGTGGCGTCGGCTGGGCGAAGACCGTCGGTGATCTCGGCGTCAGCGAGGCGAAACGACTTGTCGATATGTGCCTCGATGCCGGCGTCAACTTGATCGACACGGCCGATGTCTACTCGCAGGGGGCTTCCGAAGAAATTCTCGGCGAGATCATCGGCGGCCCGCGCAAGAACGGCGTATTGATCGCCACCAAGGCCCGTTTCCCGATGGGCCAGGGCGTCAACGACGCCGGCTCCTCACGCCAGCACCTGATCCAGGCTTGCGAAGCCAGCCTGAAGCGCATGAAGACTAATGTCATCGATCTCTATCAGTTGCATGAATGGGACGGCCAGACGCCGCTCGAAGAAACGATGGAAGCGCTCGATACGCTCATCCGTCAAGGCAAGGTGCGCTACATCGGCTGCTCGAATTTTTCCGGCTGGCACATCATGAAAGCACTCGGCGTCAGCGAGCGCGACAAGCGCGAACGTTTCGTCAGCCAGCAGGTCCACTATACGCTGGAAGCGCGAGATGCCGAATATGAGCTGCTGCCAGTCAGCATCGACCAGGGCCTCGGCGTCCTCGTCTGGAGCCCGATCGCCGGCGGTCTCCTCTCCGGCAAACATCGCCGCAACCAAGCGACGCCGGAAGGCACCCGCCAGTTTGCCGGCTGGACCGAGCCGCCGATCCGCGACGAGAACCGCCTGTGGAACATCGTCGATACGCTGGTGGAGATCGCCGATGGTCGTGGCGTCTCAGCCGCACAGGTCGCACTCGCCTGGCTGATCGGCCGCAAGGGCGTAACGTCTGTCATCATCGGCGGTCGCACGGACGCGCAATTCAAGGACAATCTCGCCAGCGCCGAGCTGAAGCTGACGGAAGAAGAGCGCAAGCGCCTCGACGACGTCAGTCTGTTGCCTTTACTGTATCCCTACTGGCACCAGCGCAATACAGCAACCGACAGGCTGAGCGATGCCGACCTCTCGCTGATTGCACCGCATCTGGCGAACTGA